One Nematostella vectensis chromosome 10, jaNemVect1.1, whole genome shotgun sequence genomic window carries:
- the LOC5512545 gene encoding substance-P receptor, translated as MSTTILNCTNALLFANVSSTNGTLLNATSLNCTSYNSTSNGTTFNGSTTTSKAGGCELTFEEQLGITCVYGLIVVAGLIGNILVAAVILGNKSMRKSTNYFILSMAIADLLVILVTIPQKITGVMLENMHRWIFKGTLGLVLCKTSNFLNDLATAVSIFSLILITFDRFFAVVFPLKYHIMSSTNCKCLIALSWIVGSEMHAVYFYVFDIFSPRAGLELCVPIWKSKFQDPHLQKNYYLSMFCILAIIPFGIMVIAYTLILVKLRYMSMPLGDSVTEKQRRQREQRERKVLRMAVAIVMSFACCWAPFNVMAFLNFFVFVRDNDLCLKLRLSIFCGIPAYLFSALNPVIVFSFSENFRQGLKMYLSRLCPGLECLKVEDRTASTRVTRTQVTVYCKENEAYEEK; from the coding sequence ATGAGCACTACAATACTTAACTGCACCAACGCCTTACTCTTTGCAAACGTCTCTTCAACAAATGGGACTTTGCTGAATGCAACGAGTTTGAATTGCACCAGTTACAATTCAACCTCAAATGGAACTACATTCAATGGGAGTACAACAACTTCTAAGGCTGGCGGGTGTGAGCTCACCTTCGAGGAACAATTGGGAATAACCTGCGTGTATGGATTGATTGTGGTGGCGGGTCTTATAGGGAACATACTAGTGGCGGCAGTGATCCTAGGAAACAAAAGTATGAGAAAATCTACTAATTACTTTATCCTCAGCATGGCTATCGCCGATTTGCTTGTCATCCTCGTCACAATCCCCCAAAAGATAACAGGAGTGATGCTGGAAAACATGCACCGTTGGATTTTCAAAGGAACATTAGGACTTGTTCTGTGTAAGACATCGAATTTCCTGAACGATCTTGCCACCGCAGTGTCTATTTTCAGTCTGATACTCATAACATTTGATCGTTTTTTCGCGGTGGTTTTTCCACTAAAGTACCACATTATGTCCTCGACGAATTGCAAGTGCTTGattgcccttagttggattgTTGGGTCGGAAATGCACGCAGTTTATTTCTACGTCTTCGACATATTTTCTCCTCGGGCTGGCCTGGAATTATGCGTTCCGATTTGGAAATCGAAATTCCAAGATCCACAccttcaaaagaactactacCTATCTATGTTTTGTATCTTAGCCATCATACCTTTTGGGATTATGGTAATCGCATATACCTTAATTTTAGTAAAGCTAAGATACATGTCTATGCCTCTTGGAGACTCTGTGACCGAAAAACAACGTCGCCAACGAGAGCAGAGAGAGCGAAAAGTGTTGCGTATGGCTGTTGCAATTGTCATGTCTTTTGCATGCTGTTGGGCACCTTTTAATGTCATGGCCTTTTTGAATTTCTTCGTGTTTGTTCGAGACAATGACTTATGTTTAAAACTTCGTCTGTCCATTTTCTGTGGCATACCCGCCTATTTATTTTCTGCCTTGAATCCTGTGATTGTTTTCTCATTCAGTGAGAATTTCAGACAGGGTTTGAAGATGTACCTATCAAGGCTGTGCCCTGGACTGGAATGTCTAAAAGTGGAAGATCGTACTGCCAGTACTCGTGTGACCCGCACACAAGTGACTGTGTACTGCAAAGAGAACGAGGCATACGAAGAGAAGTAA